TTCTGTTCATCAATCTTGCCTCGGCGCACCACCTCCTGGTGGACCCGGGCGTGGGTGCGACGTGGAAGATTTGGAACACCTCCTACGCCATGTATCTCGCCGTGCTCGCGTCGATGATCCACGGCTTCACGGTGCCGGCGTCGGTGGAAATGGCGATGCGCGCCAAGGGCCACGTGAAGGGCCTGTTCGGCTGGGTGTCGGCGCTGCCCTGGCGCAATCCGGCGTTCTCGGCGGCGTTGTTGTCGGTGCTCATCTTCGGCTTCGTCGGTGGCATCACCGGAGTGACACTCGGCACGCAGCAGATCAACATCATCGCCCATAACACGCTGCGCATCACCGGTCACTTCCATGCGACGGTGGTGGGTGGCACGACCCTGGCTTTCATGGGACTGGCCTACTATGTCATCCCGCTCATCTTCCGTCGTGACTTCATCTGGCGCAGCGCGGCCCGGGTGCAACCGTGGCTCTTTGGCGGCGGCATCCTGGCGGTGTCGCTCGGCATGTCCTTCGCGGGTTCGCTGGGCGTCGCCCGGCGCGTGTATGACATTGAGCACTCGGGCATCTACGGTCCGGCGGCGCACCTCTTCCTGGGCATCATGGGCATCGGCGCCATCGTGGCCGTCACGGGGCTGTTCCTCTTCGTGATCCTCTGCGTGGGCACACTGCTCTTCGGTAAATCCAACGCAGGCCGCGCCATGGCCGACTGGGGAGTGGCCGAGACCCTGCCCAACGCGCCGGGCGAGGCGCTGCTCGAAGACCATTGGGCGATGCGGGGCACGATCGTGCTGACGGCGGTGTTTCTCGCGAGTTTTGCAGTCTATTATTTCGCGAATTGGAAGGCCCTCGCCGATGTCTGGCCCGTGCGCTGAGTCTTCTCACCGGAGCCGCGGTCCGGTGCGACGCAGTGGCGTCGCACTGGGCCGTTTCCTGACGGGCGCCGGTCTGCCGGTTTTCGTCGGGGCGGCAACGGCCGTCTATGAACTCTTTCTGCTGGCGGTGCTGTTCGCCCCGGCGGACTGGGGTTTCTGGGGCGCGTTTGCCGAAGAGTTCAAAGTGTGGTGTTTCAGCTACGATCCGCGCACCGGTGGCATGGAGTGGATGGCGGTGGTCATCATGCTGGCGGAACCGCTCTTCATCTGCGGGGTGTTGGTCGGCATCTGGCGCATGGGCCGCGGCCGCTCGTTGGACCCCGCGCCAAGACTCGCGCGGCCGGTGCGACCGGCGATGGCGGGCGTGGTGTTTGGTCTGGTGGCGGTGGGTGGACTCTATGCCATCGGCCGACCGGCGGCAGAGCTGCCGGTGCCGCCGTTTCCGGGCGAGCGCATCCGCACCCAGTTGGAGCCGCCCACCTTTGCGCTAGTTGATCAACGTGGTGAGGCCGCGACGGATGCGGACCTGGCCGGCGCGGTCACACTGGTCACCGGGGTTTACGCCACCTGTTCAACTTCATGTCCGGAAATCCTGCTGCAGGTGCGCGATACGCTGGACGCCTTGCCGGCGGAGGTGCGCGACCGCCTGCGGGTGTGGGCGTTTTCGCTAAGTCCGGAATACGATACGGTCGAGCTTATGACGGGTGTGGCTGAGGCCTACGGATTCACGTATCCACAGTTCCGTTACCTCAATGGACCGGTGGCGCCGACCAAGGCCGTGCTGGAGAACTGGCAGTTCTCGGCCCGGCGGGATCCAAGCACGGGGCTGGTGGAGCATGCCAATCTGTTCATCCTACTCGATGCGCAGGGGAAGATCGCCTATCGCTTTAATCTCGATCGTCGGCACGAAGGCTGGCTGCGCGAGGCCATTTTGGCGCTGACGGCCGAGGCGGAGGCGGCGCGGTTGTGAGCGCAGGCGGTCCGAATCCGTTCGCGCCACCGCCGACCGCGCGGGGCGAGCGCTTGCTGCGAGCGTTGGACGCGCAATGGGCGCGGTGGGACGGTTGGGTGCAGCGACACCTGCCGGCCGAGGACAATCCCTGGGCACAGACCGGGCGGCTGGCGAACTGGTCCCTCGTCTTGGCCGTGTTTTCGGGCATCGCGTTGTTGATCTGGTATCGGTCGAGTCTGCACCAGGCGCACGATTCGCTGGCGGTATTGGCGGCAAGCGGCCGTTCGCTGGGTGGCTGGGTGCGCGCGCTGCATCGCTACAGCTCCGACCTCGCCATGCTGTTCATCGCGCTGCACGCACTGCGCATGCTTACAGCGTTGAAGTTCACCGGGGCGCGCTGGCTCCCGTGGGTGAGCGGCGTTGGCATGATCGTGATGGTGTGGTTCATCGGCTGGACCGGCTACTGGCTGGTGTGGGATCAACCCGCGCGGCAGATCGCGGTCACCTCGATGGGGTTTCTCGACGCGCTGCCGATTTTTGGCGAACCGCTCGGGCGGCTGTTTCTCACCGATCGGTTGGTGCCGAGTCTACTGTTCTTCGTCGTGTTTTTCCTGCACATGTTGCTGCCCTTGCTGATCGCGGTGGGGCTGGCGGCGCACCTGGTGCGCTTGACCCGGGTGAAGCTCCTGCCGGATCGTCGTTTGAAAATCGCGTTGGTGGTTGCGCTCGGGATCGCGGCGTGGATGGTTCCGGCTCCTCTGGACCCACCGGCACGGATGGCCGAACGTCCGGAGGTGCTGACGGTGGACGCGTGGTATCTCTCCCCGTTGGCCTTGGCTTCGCGGTTTGAGAAGGGCGGATTATGGTTGGCCATCGCCGGAGTCGGGTTGCTGGGGGCGGGAGTGCCGTGGTTGCTTGGCCGCCGATTTGCGCCGCGGCGCCAGGACGAAGGTCCGCGGCCTTCGGCTCTGTTCCAAACCACCGTGGAGATCGGCCGTTGCCACGCCTGCACCCAGTGCGAGCAGGATTGTCCCTACGACGCGGTGCACATGGTGCCGCGCACGGATGGCAAACCGTGGGACCATCAGGCGTGGGTGGACCCGACGCGATGTGTCGGTTGCGGTGTGTGTGTCGGGTCCTGCGATTCGGAGGCGATGCACCTGCCGTGGTTCGACGCGGTGGCGGAGGAGCCCGCGATCCAGGCGGTGACGCAGGCCGCGCTGACACAGGGCACCGGACCGGTGCGGGTGGCGCTGGTGGCGTGGGATGCGGTGGGCGGCGTGCAACGGTTTGATGAGTCCGCGTGGCGACGCACACTCCCGGGATATCAAGTGCATGGCGTGCCGACCGCCGCGTGGGTGCGACCGAAGTTTGTGGAACGACTGCTGGCCGGGGGCATTGAGCGCGTGCTGGTGGTGCGCGACGGGCGCGGTGAATCTGCCGCCCGCGACGGCAATCGTTGGGCGGAACAACGGCTCATGGGCGAACGCAAACCAGCCTTCCGTCCCCAGCGGGCCGGCGGCCACGACGACGCCATCCGGGTGTTCGACTTCACCCCCGGTGGCGAAGCGGGATTGCAGCAACGGGTGGCGGCGTGGAGTGCGGCGGGCGATGGGGCGTCGACGTTCTCGACTGCCCGCTCCTGGCGCGGCGCCGTGGTGTTGGCGGGAGTGCTGGGCCTGTTGCTGGCGTTGACGGTTGGCGGCAGTCACCTGCGCGTAACGAATCCGGAGGGCGTCGCGCCCGAGCTGGTGTTGTCGTTCAAGGCCTTTGGTCCACGGGAGACGGCCGCGACGGAGCGTTCGGCGGAGGAGCTGGCCAAGTTGCCCGTGCACATGCGCGGCGCCAGCGTCGGTAAGCCGCACCGCCTGCCGGTGGAGGTGACGCTCACGGTCGACGGTGAAGCGAACACGCGCACCTACGACGCCAAGGGGATTTCGCGCGACGGCCCCGCCATCGATGTGTGGCGGGTGAACCTCGAGCTTGGCGCGCATGTCGTCGAGATTCGGCTGCGGGATGAAGCGGGTGAGCAACGTTGGCAGGGCACCGTCGAAGCTCGTGAACGCCACCTCAACGTCATCACCTACGAACCGACCGAAGGCTTCCGTCTCGAGTGATCAGCTTTGCGACCGCATCTGCGTCCGGCACAGAGCGAGCGCGACGGCGGCGAGGGCG
This portion of the Actomonas aquatica genome encodes:
- a CDS encoding cbb3-type cytochrome c oxidase subunit I, which encodes MSSSATLSAPGPASLSAPGAKARPCDTTGLKVCLGAQQFIKLNAVSAVVFLLLGGIAAILLALTRWQAVHLLRVDWFYRILTFHGLNMLIFWILFFEIAILYFACTVPLNSKLFSRKVAWLSFGMMLTGAVMTNVVILQGKADVLMTSYLPLLAHPLFYLGIILMAVGTLVGVYNFFATLYIARRDKTYEGSVPLVTFGATAAAIIAVVTLLHGAIVMVPTFLFSLGWIAEPDPMWYRMIWWGLGHQSQQVNVCAMVSVWYLIGQLATGAKPVNETVCRGAFVLYILFINLASAHHLLVDPGVGATWKIWNTSYAMYLAVLASMIHGFTVPASVEMAMRAKGHVKGLFGWVSALPWRNPAFSAALLSVLIFGFVGGITGVTLGTQQINIIAHNTLRITGHFHATVVGGTTLAFMGLAYYVIPLIFRRDFIWRSAARVQPWLFGGGILAVSLGMSFAGSLGVARRVYDIEHSGIYGPAAHLFLGIMGIGAIVAVTGLFLFVILCVGTLLFGKSNAGRAMADWGVAETLPNAPGEALLEDHWAMRGTIVLTAVFLASFAVYYFANWKALADVWPVR
- a CDS encoding SCO family protein; this encodes MSGPCAESSHRSRGPVRRSGVALGRFLTGAGLPVFVGAATAVYELFLLAVLFAPADWGFWGAFAEEFKVWCFSYDPRTGGMEWMAVVIMLAEPLFICGVLVGIWRMGRGRSLDPAPRLARPVRPAMAGVVFGLVAVGGLYAIGRPAAELPVPPFPGERIRTQLEPPTFALVDQRGEAATDADLAGAVTLVTGVYATCSTSCPEILLQVRDTLDALPAEVRDRLRVWAFSLSPEYDTVELMTGVAEAYGFTYPQFRYLNGPVAPTKAVLENWQFSARRDPSTGLVEHANLFILLDAQGKIAYRFNLDRRHEGWLREAILALTAEAEAARL
- a CDS encoding cytochrome b N-terminal domain-containing protein, whose protein sequence is MLRALDAQWARWDGWVQRHLPAEDNPWAQTGRLANWSLVLAVFSGIALLIWYRSSLHQAHDSLAVLAASGRSLGGWVRALHRYSSDLAMLFIALHALRMLTALKFTGARWLPWVSGVGMIVMVWFIGWTGYWLVWDQPARQIAVTSMGFLDALPIFGEPLGRLFLTDRLVPSLLFFVVFFLHMLLPLLIAVGLAAHLVRLTRVKLLPDRRLKIALVVALGIAAWMVPAPLDPPARMAERPEVLTVDAWYLSPLALASRFEKGGLWLAIAGVGLLGAGVPWLLGRRFAPRRQDEGPRPSALFQTTVEIGRCHACTQCEQDCPYDAVHMVPRTDGKPWDHQAWVDPTRCVGCGVCVGSCDSEAMHLPWFDAVAEEPAIQAVTQAALTQGTGPVRVALVAWDAVGGVQRFDESAWRRTLPGYQVHGVPTAAWVRPKFVERLLAGGIERVLVVRDGRGESAARDGNRWAEQRLMGERKPAFRPQRAGGHDDAIRVFDFTPGGEAGLQQRVAAWSAAGDGASTFSTARSWRGAVVLAGVLGLLLALTVGGSHLRVTNPEGVAPELVLSFKAFGPRETAATERSAEELAKLPVHMRGASVGKPHRLPVEVTLTVDGEANTRTYDAKGISRDGPAIDVWRVNLELGAHVVEIRLRDEAGEQRWQGTVEARERHLNVITYEPTEGFRLE